The sequence AGAAAAATATGCCTGCTTTATGCATCCTTATTCACATTTGCTCAAACCAAACTAGGTATGATGCACAACATGCCAACATGGTGCTTACTTTAATGATAACTGGCTAGTGtagagaggaaaagaaaaataaataacttaTAATGGTAGAACCTAGTGAAGTATAATCAATCAATCAGCTACTTTTCCTGCTCAAATCTAACAGTCAATTTTCCTCATCTATTGTTAGGGTCGAGACATTCATGGTCGAATATATTTAAATGAACAAGGGATCAACGCTCAGGTATTGTCTTCTTTATCTTAGTGCATGTGTTCAATTGTCATGTTAGTGCTGAGTAGTCATTTGTTCAGTatccataatttattaattccTTCTGATCCTACTGCATCCTTCTGCAGTACAGTGGGCCATCAAAAGATGCTCTTGCATATGTTGAATGGTTAAGAGAAGATGATCGGTTTTCTGACATACTGGTTCAGATATCTCCAGCGTTAAATGGACATGCCTTTCCAAAATTGAAGCTTCGTTATAAGCCTTCACTAGTGCAGGCAAGCTACATGTTTGTACCCTATTTTAGTGTGTTACAAACTAGTCAATTTTTCCAGTGAAACCACCCTGGTATTTTTGGCCATCACTTTGTCTGCTTAATGTTCCTTTCTGCACTCACCTTTCTTACTCAAAGCTCTTCTTTAGATCAAATACTTTGTTTTCTGAAATATTTCAGCCGGAATGCACTTGTTTCCTCCTTATATTTCTTCAGGGCAGCTTTTCATGTGGTATTCTCCAACGGTGTAGAGCTAGATCCTGTAATTTACTCATTGTCTCATTGATATCTCGCATTAAACCAAGTTTCTCTGTCTTAGATCACGTTTcagttgcaattttttttatggaactGAAGCTGTTACTTACCTGTCTACTGTTTTGAAGTTTTATGAGGTTTGATTGTGTTAACTAATGGCCTAATTTTAATGCCCCCCTCTAGTTGGAAGGCGGCATTTCACATCTTCCTTTGATTGATCCATCAAAGCGAGCAACACCTCTAGCACCATCTgaatggagaaaaaaattgGAAGCAGTACATGAACTTGATGATGCATCAAATTCAACATTTGACAAAAACTACGTTTTATTGGATGTGAGAAATGGTACGTGCTTTCTTACTGTAAGTTGCTGCTCCCTTGTATTTTCTCAGATGAAATTATATGCCATTAATCCTTCCTTATGTACTGAAGTGAGCCCTATTTGGAAATTTTCTCTGTAACATCAGACACCGAAATCAAACCATAGTCAATCATTTTGAGTTACCAGGGACTTGCAAGCTTGTTTCAATTACAAATATTGGCTTAGCtggtagcatatggtgcctttggccctatgttaaagggtgtgtgAGATCGGGGGGTCGAGTCTCACCACCAACAACCTTCCTGGGGAAAAggagatgggttgggggtagcggcccatgggcccggcttggagTATGGGCCGTTACACATATTGACTGAATCGGATATTAAACTCATCAACTGTTCAAGAACCTGTGAAAAAGCAGAATGTATCTCTGTGAATTTATATGACTGAAGTTGTCATTCACTCATTCAGTCATTCTGTTTGGTCAGATACTGACTTAGCCACTGCAGCAGTAGTGCTATATCTGCTTATTATTTCAGGCATTTCTTAGACTGAACTCTACTTTATTCAAGGAAACTTATATTCTATCATAGTTGATAGGGAAAGCTAGTGGAAGCATGTGACTACTGcaaaatattgatttttagACATTGTTACACCATAAGCTGAAACCTCATGATGCTTACAACATGCACTGCGCTAATATCGAGGCTTAGTATTTTTTGCCAACTGCTTTGTAGAGTTtgaagactctctctctctctctctcttcctccctccctctctttcGCTCTCTCTTATGCATGCACGCAAGGACATACTTACCGATATCTTGACATGCTTTTACACAATAGGTTATGAGTGGGATATTGGCCATTTTGAAGGGGCTCGGCGACCTGATGTGGACTGCTTCAGGAGCACTTCGTTTGGGTTAAGCCCTGAAGAGGTATGGGCAATCTTACTGGGATGCGAATTATCTTTATCATTAGGATGGACGACCTGAAAACTTATTTCCTCTACAATTATTTGTAAATGGCACATagtatttttaacttttttctgTAGTTAGCTTGGAACTGATGTTCAACTAAGGTCGCCTTGCTCTCTCACCATGACtctgtgtatgtgtatgtgtgttaCAAAGCTTAggaaagtttgattttcttgtgagggctataattttttatttctttgtttccaTGTGGCCAGGTCACTGCTTCAGATCCTTTAGCAAATATTGATaaagaaaagacaaatataTTAATGTATTGCACAGGAGGTATTCGTTGTGATGTATATTCTACAATTTTAAGGTAAATTTCTATTACCTTTTTTGTTCCCCCACTTTCTGTTCTGTGTCTTTTACATTTGCTGTCAAAGTTCGATCAAttcgggatttttttttttatcagactGATTACTTGTTTTGCATTGACATCTGGAAAAATTGTCTACTCATATTTGAGGATTTCAAATGTGTAAACgttgtaaatattttttcatttctatCTTTTCTACCATAAAACTTAGTAAAGAttatgcttataaaaaaaaaaaacctcgatAAACATTATGGGCGGTATTATGTGTTTGGGGATATTGCATCTCAATATAATTTGTAGAAAGCACATGGAATTTCGGGTACACTCCTCTCTGGATTCTTTAGGGGATTAAATATTTACCTATCCTCTGGCCAAGAGTAATTGATCTGGTTGACAACACTGAAATCTCTGATTCTTGAGATGCTGCTTACAAGTTTTAACGTTTTATGGCTGTTAGTTCTTAGATTTTCCAATTTATATGGAGAGTAATCTTGTTTGACAGACAACAGGGCTTTCAAAATTTGTACACTTTGAAGGGAGGGGTTTCTCATTATCTTGAGAAAGAAGGTCCTCAAAAGTGGATCggaaatttgtttgtttttgactCCCGTCTTTCTCTTCCCCCTTCTACCTATAAGAAAGAAGCGGTGAAGGAAGCAAGCAAGACTCGAccaacttctaagagcaatttACTTGCAAGCTGTTACATATGTGGCTCACCGGTCACAGAGTTAAGGCATCGCAACTGTGCCAATATTGACTGCAACCTACTTTTTCTGTAAGTTTTCTATCTGCACACATATTTTTGGTTCGTGAAATGCTGCTTCAAGAAGCCAATGCCTTAGTATATGCATATTTTGTTTATTCTCAAATGAGGGAGGACTCATTGTGATAGTGCTCTGTCTGTCACCTTTCTCAGGTGCTGTATTGACTGTGTGAAGGACTTCAGGGGATGTTGCTCTTTGAACTGCACAACTGCCCCTCGACTTAGACCTGTTCTTCTGGGGCATCAGAGATACGAGAAATGGCATATATATCGAGATTCAAATATGCAAACCGAATTGACAGTTTGATGCAAGAATCCATATCATCAAAGATTGAAAGCAGGTATTCCTTGTGAATTCATCAGATTGATTAATCACTTCTTTGACAAGGCTGAGGATCTTCCTAGTTAACCAAGATAACGTAATAGCTAAATGGATTGCTGCCAGTAACAGAGTTCACAAAGAACTCCTTGATTCATGTTTTCTAGAAATGAACAGGGGGTTCTTGTTCTGATTTCTGAATGACTATTCTGGCCAGGTCCActtattgaagaagaaaaacatctTTGGAAGATTCAAAAGAACACTCAAGGAAATGGGAGAAAAGCAGAAGCTGCTAATAGGAAGTAATTTGTTACCGTAAAGGGCGGTGTAGTGATCATTGTGCTCATTATCCTGCTCCATGTTTGGGCTCGAGTCCTGACCTGCCTGGATGGTTGCATACTTGCATCCACGGAAAGTTTCCGCATTATATAAATTTCCTCTTTAAATATTtcatatgagtttaaactcagaAAATCTAATATAGATCTAAACTTTGACTCTCATTATACAAGTCTTCCATTTGAACCCCTAAATATTTCGTATGGGTCTAAACTAgggaaagacaacttttggtcactgaaatataTGATCAGTTTTAATTCaatcatttatttttcaaatgtttcaatttgggtatccaaatttctaaattgtttaAAACAAGTCATATGGATAGTTTTTAGCTATTTCGGGTAGCTAAATTACCTACatgacataaaaaataaaagaagagctTACCTGACGTTAAAAATCAATTAAACATAATATGTATCAATTAAACATCTTTACTCTCCCAACTTCTCATCTTCTCTCCGATAAAACCCACAAACCTTA is a genomic window of Tripterygium wilfordii isolate XIE 37 chromosome 16, ASM1340144v1, whole genome shotgun sequence containing:
- the LOC119980604 gene encoding rhodanese-like domain-containing protein 8, chloroplastic, yielding MEAYCCGIISFARIPAIPKRIHFPSDSNHHHFYPSRKYSTTSRLTYVKPLVFRGQPQPNTGLSSQCGNRTELLPASDDDNGDLDFIVVNFYSFNFIKDPEEEVAKHLSFLEGRDIHGRIYLNEQGINAQYSGPSKDALAYVEWLREDDRFSDILVQISPALNGHAFPKLKLRYKPSLVQLEGGISHLPLIDPSKRATPLAPSEWRKKLEAVHELDDASNSTFDKNYVLLDVRNGYEWDIGHFEGARRPDVDCFRSTSFGLSPEEVTASDPLANIDKEKTNILMYCTGGIRCDVYSTILRQQGFQNLYTLKGGVSHYLEKEGPQKWIGNLFVFDSRLSLPPSTYKKEAVKEASKTRPTSKSNLLASCYICGSPVTELRHRNCANIDCNLLFLCCIDCVKDFRGCCSLNCTTAPRLRPVLLGHQRYEKWHIYRDSNMQTELTV